The Lactuca sativa cultivar Salinas chromosome 2, Lsat_Salinas_v11, whole genome shotgun sequence genome includes a window with the following:
- the LOC111898618 gene encoding uncharacterized protein LOC111898618 codes for MDTSSLLIHQPLPCSYISSSSSSSCSKPKFTLNSSPCSSFTSYPFGKCLRWNVLPPTTTVLFSLPQSSLFRTSALAVEEILEKSTLEDSVSSLPKVPMPKIDKSGRFCSPRAARELALSIIYAACLEGSDPVRLFERRVNARRELGYEFDKETLMEYNHMSFGGPPVKTETAEEADELLQLDEKASEIEAEVLSAPPKLVYSKLILRFTRKLLVAVAEKWDDHVVVIEKVAPQNWKNEPAGRILELSILHLAMSEIDVLGTRHQIVINEAVDLAKRFCDGSAPRTVNGCLRTFIKGIKGNSVALAQDLETKKEIISNEL; via the exons ATGGACACAAGCTCCCTTCTAATACATCAGCCATTACCATGCTCAtatatttcttcttcttcttcttcttcatgctCGAAACCTAAATTTACTCTCAATTCCTCTCCTTGTTCATCGTTTACTTCTTATCCGTTCGGGAAATGCCTTCGGTGGAATGTCCTCCCGCCAACAACCACCGTGCTCTTCTCTCTACCTCAATCATCACTCTTCCGTACCTCTGCGCTTGCAGTAGAGGAGATTTTGGAAAAATCCACCTTGGAGGATTCTGTTTCCTCGCTTCCCAAAGTGCCTATGCCGAAAATCGATAAAAGCGGGAGGTTTTGTAGTCCTAGAGCTGCCAGAGAGCTTGCGTT GTCAATCATATATGCTGCTTGTTTAGAAGGATCCGATCCTGTACGTCTGTTTGAGAGAAGAGTGAATGCCAGAAGAG AACTAGGGTACGAATTTGATAAAGAGACATTGATGGAATACAATCATATGAGCTTTGGAGGACCCCCTGTGAAAACAGAAACAGCTGAAGAAGCCGATGAGCTTCTGCAATTAGATGAAAAAGCCTCTGAAATTG AGGCAGAAGTCCTTTCAGCCCCTCCAAAGCTGGTATACAGTAAATTAATCTTGCG CTTCACAAGGAAATTATTGGTGGCAGTAGCAGAGAAGTGGGATGATCATGTTGTGGTCATTGAAAAAGTTGCTCCACAAAATTGGAAG aatGAACCAGCAGGAAGAATCTTGGAGCTTTCAATTCTCCACCTGGCCATGTCTGAAATCGATGTTTTGGGTACACGTCACCAAATTGTGATAAACGAG gcagtagatcttgCAAAACGGTTTTGTGATGGATCAGCACCCCGGACAGTGAATGGATGCCTGAGGACATTCATAAAGGGCATAAAAGGAAATAGTGTGGCTCTTGCACAAGATTTGGAGACTAAAAAAGAAATCATCTCAAATGAGTTGTAG